Proteins encoded within one genomic window of Candidatus Palauibacter scopulicola:
- a CDS encoding pitrilysin family protein, giving the protein MRKTGIFAAVAGFASALAVPVTVEAQLPAGVTEVASVEGITEYRLENGLRFLLFPDQSNQRITVNITYLVGSRHEGYGETGMAHLLEHLVFKGTPNHPDIPKELDERGAFPNGTTWFDRTNYFETFPASDDNLEWALGLEADRMVNSFIAQEDLDSEMTVVRNEWEAGENSPQGVLQKRVLSAAYDWHNYGNSTIGARADIENVPIDRLQAFYRKYYQPDNAILVVAGRFDPDRALELVAEKFGPLPRPDRTGANQLFETYTAEPAQDGERTVTLRRVGDVQFAMAAYHMPPGSHEHFAAVDVMTHILSARPAGRLYQALVEPGLAANAFAGNFQLREPGILFAGTEVREGDSLDEAADVMLATIQALTEDPPTEEEVDRAKTDFLSRIELSFNNPQGIALQLSEWASMGDWRLFFLHRDRLERVTPDAVHQVAQAYLKPSNRTIGYFYPADETPARAEIPAPPDVAALVASYTGREAVAEGEAFEPTIENIEARAERFELPNGLRVAFLPKENRGDAVSVRFTLRYGTESALMGKATAGSLAGSMLMRGTANRSRQEISDELDRLKAQGGVSGSALSGGGSFTTVRENLPAVLRLGAEILQEPAFDAAEFELLREERLAGIESQMSEPQALVVQAFQRHFGDYTADHPRYSPTFEEQIERLEAATVDEARAFWEGFYGAHGGTMSVVGDFDPAEIRPLIEELFGDWTASEPYVRVPAQYREVPAVALDIETPDKANAMMFAGLAIQMRDDHPDYPALLLGNHILGGGMNSRLFSRIRGEEGLSYGVGSNYGAPPIDDNAQFAAFAIFAPENADKVVASFEEVLETTLADGFSEEEFEAAKRGYLDQQQNGRANDAVIAIMLANAMFLDRPLSFDAEQEAVIEGLTAGDVVAAMRRHIDPTRLTIIRGGDFANKLVP; this is encoded by the coding sequence ATGAGAAAGACAGGCATCTTCGCGGCAGTGGCGGGATTCGCGTCCGCGCTGGCCGTACCGGTTACGGTCGAGGCCCAGCTTCCCGCCGGCGTCACCGAGGTCGCCAGCGTCGAGGGGATTACGGAGTATCGGCTCGAGAACGGGCTGCGTTTCCTGCTCTTCCCCGACCAGAGCAACCAGCGCATCACGGTGAACATCACCTACCTCGTCGGCTCGAGACACGAAGGGTACGGCGAAACGGGCATGGCCCACCTCCTCGAGCACCTGGTGTTCAAGGGGACTCCGAACCACCCGGACATCCCGAAGGAACTGGACGAGCGGGGCGCCTTCCCGAACGGCACGACGTGGTTCGACCGCACGAACTACTTCGAGACGTTTCCGGCCAGCGACGACAACCTCGAGTGGGCGCTCGGCCTCGAAGCCGACCGCATGGTGAACTCGTTCATCGCCCAGGAGGATCTCGATTCCGAGATGACCGTCGTCCGGAACGAGTGGGAGGCGGGTGAGAACAGCCCGCAGGGCGTGCTCCAGAAGCGAGTCCTGTCCGCCGCCTACGACTGGCACAACTACGGCAACTCCACGATCGGCGCGCGCGCGGACATCGAAAACGTGCCCATCGACCGGCTGCAGGCGTTCTACCGGAAGTACTACCAGCCGGACAACGCGATCCTGGTCGTCGCCGGGCGCTTCGATCCGGACCGGGCGCTCGAACTCGTGGCCGAGAAGTTCGGTCCCCTCCCGCGGCCGGATCGCACGGGGGCGAACCAGCTGTTCGAGACGTACACGGCCGAGCCCGCGCAGGACGGCGAGCGCACCGTCACCCTGCGGCGCGTCGGCGATGTCCAGTTCGCGATGGCGGCCTATCACATGCCGCCGGGCTCGCACGAGCACTTCGCCGCCGTCGACGTGATGACGCACATCCTCTCCGCGCGTCCCGCCGGACGGCTCTACCAGGCGCTCGTCGAGCCGGGCCTGGCCGCGAACGCGTTCGCCGGCAACTTCCAGTTGCGCGAGCCGGGCATCCTGTTCGCCGGCACGGAGGTGCGCGAGGGCGACTCGCTCGACGAAGCCGCCGACGTCATGCTCGCCACGATCCAGGCGCTCACCGAAGATCCTCCCACGGAGGAGGAGGTCGACAGGGCGAAGACGGACTTTCTCTCGCGCATCGAACTCTCGTTCAACAATCCCCAGGGGATCGCCCTTCAGCTCAGCGAGTGGGCATCGATGGGCGACTGGCGCCTCTTCTTCCTGCACCGGGACCGCCTGGAGCGGGTGACGCCCGACGCGGTCCACCAGGTCGCGCAGGCCTACCTCAAGCCGTCGAATCGGACCATCGGGTACTTCTACCCGGCGGATGAGACGCCGGCCCGCGCCGAAATCCCCGCGCCCCCCGACGTCGCTGCGCTGGTGGCTTCGTACACGGGGCGGGAGGCGGTGGCCGAGGGCGAGGCTTTCGAGCCCACGATCGAGAACATCGAGGCCCGGGCGGAGCGGTTCGAACTGCCCAATGGGCTCAGGGTCGCCTTTCTCCCGAAGGAGAACCGCGGTGACGCCGTCAGCGTGCGCTTCACGCTGCGATACGGCACGGAGAGCGCCCTCATGGGGAAGGCGACCGCCGGCTCCCTCGCGGGTTCGATGTTGATGCGCGGGACGGCGAACCGCTCGCGCCAGGAGATCTCCGACGAACTGGACCGGCTCAAGGCCCAGGGCGGGGTCAGCGGGAGTGCTCTCTCCGGCGGCGGGTCGTTCACGACGGTCAGGGAGAACCTGCCGGCGGTGCTGCGCCTGGGTGCGGAGATCCTCCAGGAGCCGGCCTTCGACGCGGCCGAGTTCGAGTTGCTCCGCGAAGAGCGGCTCGCCGGCATCGAATCGCAGATGTCGGAACCGCAGGCCCTGGTCGTGCAGGCCTTCCAGCGTCACTTCGGCGACTATACGGCGGACCATCCCCGCTACTCACCGACCTTCGAGGAGCAGATCGAGCGCCTCGAAGCCGCGACGGTGGACGAGGCGCGCGCCTTCTGGGAGGGCTTCTACGGAGCCCACGGCGGCACCATGTCCGTGGTCGGCGACTTCGATCCTGCGGAAATTCGCCCGCTGATCGAGGAACTGTTCGGCGACTGGACGGCGAGCGAACCGTACGTGCGTGTGCCGGCGCAGTACCGTGAGGTGCCCGCGGTCGCCCTCGACATCGAGACGCCGGACAAGGCGAACGCCATGATGTTCGCCGGACTCGCGATTCAGATGCGCGACGATCACCCCGACTATCCGGCGCTGCTCCTCGGTAACCACATCCTGGGCGGCGGCATGAATTCGCGGCTGTTCAGCAGGATCCGGGGGGAGGAAGGCCTGTCGTACGGCGTGGGGTCGAACTATGGCGCGCCGCCGATCGACGACAACGCGCAGTTCGCGGCCTTCGCTATCTTCGCCCCCGAGAACGCGGACAAGGTGGTCGCCTCGTTCGAGGAGGTTCTGGAGACCACCCTCGCGGACGGTTTCTCGGAGGAGGAGTTCGAGGCCGCCAAGCGGGGCTACCTGGACCAGCAGCAGAACGGCCGCGCGAACGACGCGGTCATCGCGATCATGCTGGCGAACGCAATGTTCCTCGACCGGCCGCTCTCCTTCGACGCGGAGCAGGAGGCCGTGATCGAGGGGCTGACCGCGGGCGACGTCGTGGCCGCGATGCGGCGCCACATCGACCCGACGAGGCTGACGATCATCCGGGGCGGCGACTTCGCCAACAAGCTCGTCCCCTAG
- the icd gene encoding NADP-dependent isocitrate dehydrogenase gives MSDASPAYDNLRPPSGGEAIRMAGDRLGVPDRPIIPFIEGDGIGPDIWRAASAVFEAAVEKAYGDERRIEWFEVLAGQKAFDRTGDWLPADTLRAIRHHRVAIKGPLTTPVGGGIRSLNVALRQQLDLFACVRPVRWFEGVPSPVRQPDLVDMTIFRENTEDIYAGIEWEAGSEEARRLRAFLHDEMGVSTIRFPETSSFGVKPISREGTQRLVRAAIRYARDRGCGSVTLVHKGNIMKFTEGGFRDWGYELAKDEFGAREFGGGPWCETSDGIVLKDVIADAFLQQILTRPSEYDVIATMNLNGDYISDALAAQVGGIGIAPGANINYETGHAIFEATHGTAPKYAGQDKVNPGSVILSGEMMLRHLGWNEAADLIVSSLSATISEKRVTYDFERLMEGATLLKCSEFGQAMIDNM, from the coding sequence ATGTCCGACGCATCTCCCGCATATGACAACCTGCGCCCGCCATCCGGCGGGGAAGCGATCCGCATGGCCGGCGACCGCCTCGGCGTGCCCGACCGTCCGATCATCCCTTTCATCGAAGGCGATGGGATCGGCCCCGACATCTGGCGGGCCGCGAGCGCGGTCTTCGAAGCGGCCGTCGAGAAGGCCTACGGCGATGAGCGGCGGATCGAGTGGTTCGAGGTGCTCGCGGGCCAGAAGGCGTTCGATCGTACCGGGGACTGGCTCCCCGCTGACACCCTCCGCGCCATCCGGCATCACCGCGTCGCGATCAAGGGCCCCCTCACGACGCCTGTGGGCGGAGGGATCCGGTCGCTCAACGTGGCGCTGCGCCAGCAACTCGACCTGTTCGCGTGCGTTCGGCCGGTACGCTGGTTCGAGGGCGTCCCGTCGCCGGTTCGCCAGCCGGACCTCGTGGACATGACGATCTTCCGCGAGAACACCGAGGACATCTACGCCGGCATCGAGTGGGAGGCCGGGAGCGAGGAGGCCCGCCGCCTGCGCGCCTTCCTGCACGACGAGATGGGCGTGTCGACGATCCGTTTCCCGGAGACCAGTTCCTTCGGGGTGAAGCCGATCTCGCGGGAAGGGACGCAGCGGCTCGTGCGCGCCGCGATCCGATACGCGCGCGACCGGGGTTGTGGGAGCGTTACCCTCGTCCACAAGGGGAACATCATGAAGTTCACCGAGGGCGGCTTCCGCGACTGGGGCTACGAACTCGCGAAGGACGAGTTCGGGGCGCGCGAGTTCGGCGGCGGCCCCTGGTGCGAGACCTCGGACGGGATCGTCCTCAAGGACGTGATCGCCGACGCGTTCCTGCAGCAGATCCTCACGCGCCCCTCGGAGTACGACGTGATCGCGACGATGAACCTGAACGGAGACTACATCTCGGACGCGCTCGCCGCGCAGGTGGGGGGGATCGGCATCGCCCCCGGCGCGAACATCAACTACGAGACGGGCCACGCGATCTTCGAGGCGACGCACGGCACCGCGCCGAAGTACGCGGGGCAGGACAAGGTGAACCCGGGATCCGTCATCCTGTCCGGGGAGATGATGCTGCGGCACCTGGGGTGGAACGAAGCCGCCGACCTTATCGTATCCTCCCTGAGCGCGACCATAAGCGAGAAGCGTGTGACGTACGACTTCGAGCGCCTGATGGAAGGCGCGACGCTCCTCAAGTGCAGCGAGTTCGGTCAGGCCATGATCGACAACATGTGA
- a CDS encoding PDZ domain-containing protein, producing MTRLLARPRTPLASSLALAALPFAALVAAAQEAGTAESAGWIGVRVEERFNCGWETSEDWKNCTLVLRIREMQEDGPAERAGLRAGDRLAAMDGVELTLANLPDRLASIRASVPVRLEVNRDGLRHTFEIIPDVRPPDADAVPMVGRRTVVATAGTPQRNTFVLWLTDPAEGDRPGFALTVRNTEDVGVAVEPSAVRVVDGRLNVLPVRDRPVSELPAVRREVLSDLQRESESAYRNFAGALERVGAVRARLSPAEFRRRAIRIAQLALEETELAVRFQRTFAGAEFEPVRDFSDRPGLDGLLVLRVAGGTVTDRLGLGPGDLLVRAGGRPIRDVEDLVAALESEGNEGLGVVWVRGSEEISGVWPRR from the coding sequence GTGACCCGGCTCCTCGCGCGGCCGCGCACGCCGCTGGCTTCGTCCCTCGCCCTGGCCGCCCTGCCGTTCGCCGCCCTCGTCGCCGCCGCGCAGGAGGCCGGGACGGCGGAATCCGCTGGCTGGATCGGGGTGCGGGTCGAGGAACGCTTCAACTGCGGCTGGGAGACTTCGGAAGACTGGAAGAACTGCACGCTTGTCCTCCGGATTCGCGAGATGCAGGAAGACGGTCCGGCGGAGCGCGCGGGGCTCCGCGCCGGCGACCGGCTCGCGGCGATGGACGGCGTGGAACTCACTCTGGCCAACCTGCCCGACCGGCTCGCGTCCATCCGAGCGAGCGTTCCCGTTCGACTGGAAGTGAACCGGGACGGATTGCGCCATACCTTCGAGATCATTCCCGACGTCCGGCCGCCGGACGCGGACGCTGTTCCGATGGTGGGCCGCCGGACGGTGGTGGCGACCGCCGGTACTCCGCAGCGGAACACGTTCGTCCTCTGGCTGACGGATCCGGCGGAGGGCGACCGCCCCGGCTTCGCGCTCACCGTCCGCAATACGGAGGATGTCGGCGTCGCCGTGGAACCCTCCGCCGTGCGGGTCGTCGACGGTCGTCTCAACGTGCTTCCGGTGCGCGACCGGCCGGTCTCGGAGTTGCCGGCCGTCCGCCGGGAAGTGCTGAGCGATCTGCAGCGGGAATCGGAATCGGCGTATCGCAACTTCGCGGGCGCGCTGGAGCGCGTCGGGGCGGTGCGGGCCCGCCTCTCGCCGGCGGAGTTCCGGCGCCGCGCGATTCGCATCGCCCAACTGGCACTGGAGGAAACGGAACTCGCCGTCCGCTTCCAGCGCACGTTCGCCGGGGCCGAGTTCGAGCCCGTGCGCGACTTTTCCGACCGGCCCGGCCTCGACGGCCTCCTCGTGCTCCGGGTCGCCGGGGGGACGGTCACCGACCGGCTCGGGCTCGGGCCGGGAGATCTCCTCGTGAGAGCGGGCGGCCGGCCGATACGCGATGTCGAGGATCTCGTCGCCGCGCTGGAATCGGAAGGGAACGAGGGTCTCGGGGTGGTATGGGTTCGGGGGAGCGAAGAGATAAGCGGAGTCTGGCCCCGGCGCTGA
- a CDS encoding sigma-70 family RNA polymerase sigma factor, with protein sequence MEERDLIACAKAGERSAMGELYELHARRVYTVIRRLVGDDHLAEDLSQEAWIRAFEKLHLFRGDAAFGTWLYRLATNVALNRLRRSSKRRPVESAAELPRVVRAHDDVIVTRRVLTKALDQLPPGYRRVLVLHDVEGWTHNDIAEALGCSPGTSKSQLHKARARMRKLIAPEDSGDGGARGEARL encoded by the coding sequence GTGGAAGAACGCGACCTGATCGCCTGTGCCAAGGCGGGAGAGCGATCCGCGATGGGGGAGTTGTACGAACTCCACGCGCGGCGCGTCTACACCGTGATCCGCCGCCTCGTCGGCGACGATCACCTCGCGGAGGACCTCTCCCAGGAAGCGTGGATCCGCGCGTTCGAGAAGCTCCACCTCTTCCGGGGTGACGCGGCCTTCGGCACGTGGCTCTACCGGTTGGCGACGAACGTGGCGCTCAACCGGCTGCGCCGGTCGTCGAAGCGGCGTCCGGTGGAATCCGCCGCCGAGCTTCCGCGCGTCGTGCGGGCGCACGACGACGTGATCGTGACGCGGCGGGTTTTGACGAAGGCGCTGGACCAGTTGCCGCCGGGGTACCGGAGGGTCCTCGTGCTGCACGACGTGGAAGGGTGGACGCACAACGACATCGCCGAGGCTCTGGGGTGTTCGCCCGGCACCTCGAAGTCGCAGTTGCACAAGGCGCGGGCGCGCATGCGGAAGCTCATCGCTCCGGAGGATTCCGGGGACGGCGGTGCGCGGGGCGAAGCGCGCCTCTGA
- a CDS encoding phosphatase PAP2 family protein, whose translation MSGGRGGGLLPVDRVAIGYFGCTGLIAVAFGGLSGAGIAAAHAIAVFGITRLAAWRPRAGVAAIARGAYAVLLTPLLYAELAVLNRFLTQRYFDATVQAWDAALFGGQPSIGLSASLPWLPFSEVLHLGYFAYYAIIPAAILGVFATRGLEAMQRTALAVAAAFFVSYLIFMFFPVAGPRYEFAQIGGEIGEGTLFGIVHGILEAGSSKGTAFPSSHIAASLAGVLAAGREDRRWFWLLLIPELALTAGTVYGRFHYAVDALAGILLGLLVCAVLRAADAGARGARAAEGGQPAG comes from the coding sequence GTGAGCGGCGGCCGCGGCGGAGGGCTCCTGCCCGTCGATCGCGTCGCCATCGGCTACTTCGGTTGCACGGGCCTCATTGCGGTGGCGTTCGGCGGCCTGTCCGGCGCAGGCATCGCGGCGGCCCACGCGATCGCCGTCTTCGGGATCACGCGACTTGCGGCCTGGCGCCCCCGCGCCGGCGTCGCCGCGATCGCGAGGGGGGCGTACGCGGTGCTGCTCACGCCCCTCCTGTATGCGGAACTCGCGGTCCTCAACCGCTTTCTCACGCAGCGGTACTTCGACGCGACAGTGCAGGCGTGGGATGCCGCCTTGTTCGGCGGACAGCCGAGCATCGGCCTCAGCGCGTCGCTCCCCTGGCTCCCCTTCTCCGAGGTGTTGCACCTGGGCTACTTCGCCTACTACGCCATCATCCCCGCCGCCATCCTGGGCGTGTTCGCGACGCGGGGGCTCGAGGCCATGCAGCGCACCGCCCTCGCCGTGGCCGCCGCCTTCTTCGTCTCCTATCTCATCTTCATGTTCTTCCCGGTCGCCGGTCCCCGATACGAGTTCGCGCAGATCGGCGGCGAGATCGGCGAGGGGACGCTGTTCGGGATCGTGCACGGGATCCTGGAGGCCGGCTCGTCGAAGGGCACGGCCTTCCCCAGTTCCCACATCGCCGCCTCCCTGGCCGGGGTCCTGGCCGCCGGGCGCGAGGATCGGCGCTGGTTCTGGCTCCTCCTCATCCCGGAACTCGCGTTGACTGCGGGGACGGTCTACGGTCGCTTCCACTATGCGGTCGACGCCCTCGCGGGCATCCTGCTCGGGCTGCTGGTCTGCGCCGTACTGCGCGCGGCCGACGCCGGGGCCCGCGGCGCCCGGGCTGCCGAAGGCGGGCAACCCGCGGGTTGA
- a CDS encoding NAD-dependent epimerase/dehydratase family protein — MASVFLTGGSGFLGGHLAETLVAAGHRVTASVRRTSDTRRLDRLELRKTELDLGVEGGPGAAAALAGCAAVVHCGALTRARNESEFMAVNAVGTRRLADAAAEAGVRRFVFISSLAARGPDGAAGPVSPYGRSKAEAEAALASVPGSMEVAVLRPGGVYGPRDADLLPLFRLAARGWTVIPRSHAPLQPVYVADVVSAVLAALDAEPAPLPLPIAGAERHSWGALARALMAAVDRPGRVLRLPPALFLAAGALSEPAARLTGKAPAFDRRQARDLSVYAWTCDIESSRRVLDPWRPRVGIEDGLARTAEWYRRKGWL, encoded by the coding sequence GTGGCATCGGTCTTCCTGACGGGGGGAAGCGGGTTCCTCGGCGGCCATCTCGCCGAGACCCTCGTCGCGGCCGGCCACCGGGTCACCGCGAGCGTGCGGCGAACGAGCGACACGCGGCGGCTCGATCGCCTCGAGTTGAGGAAGACCGAACTCGACCTCGGGGTGGAGGGCGGACCAGGAGCGGCCGCGGCACTCGCGGGTTGCGCCGCCGTCGTGCATTGCGGCGCCCTCACGCGGGCGCGTAACGAGTCGGAGTTCATGGCCGTGAACGCGGTCGGCACGCGGAGGCTCGCGGACGCGGCGGCGGAAGCGGGAGTCCGGCGGTTCGTCTTCATCAGCAGCCTCGCCGCCCGCGGTCCGGATGGCGCGGCCGGACCCGTGAGCCCGTACGGTCGGTCGAAAGCCGAAGCGGAGGCGGCGCTCGCCTCCGTCCCCGGGTCGATGGAGGTCGCCGTGCTCAGGCCGGGGGGCGTCTACGGCCCGCGCGACGCCGACCTGTTGCCGCTCTTCCGGCTGGCGGCGCGAGGTTGGACCGTGATTCCGCGCAGCCACGCACCCCTGCAGCCGGTGTACGTCGCCGATGTCGTCTCGGCCGTCCTCGCCGCCCTCGACGCGGAGCCGGCGCCGCTCCCGCTCCCCATCGCCGGGGCGGAACGCCATTCCTGGGGCGCGCTGGCGCGCGCGCTGATGGCCGCCGTGGACCGCCCGGGGCGCGTGCTGCGGCTGCCGCCCGCGCTCTTTCTCGCCGCCGGGGCCCTGTCGGAACCCGCCGCCCGCCTGACGGGGAAGGCCCCCGCCTTCGACCGGCGACAGGCGCGGGATCTGTCCGTGTACGCCTGGACATGCGACATCGAGTCGAGCCGAAGGGTTCTCGACCCCTGGCGTCCGAGGGTCGGCATCGAAGACGGGCTCGCGCGCACCGCCGAGTGGTATCGCCGAAAGGGCTGGCTGTGA
- a CDS encoding aminotransferase class I/II-fold pyridoxal phosphate-dependent enzyme codes for MHNLRESGLYPYFMPIEASHDTWVVIDGARKIMVGSNNYMGLTHDPRVLEAAREALDKFGSGNTGSRFLNGNLDLHEQLEAELADFTGMEAALVFSTGYQTNLGTLGALIGRADTVYIDKLDHASLQDGVRLGLGRTRRFNHNDFATLRRMLEAEGPSRGKLIAVDGVYSMEGDIADLPTLVELRREYDAAILVDDAHAVGVLGETGAGTAEHWGLTDEVDLILGTFSKSFASIGGFVAGRADVIDYLQHNARALMFSASMPPASAATVLKALEIIREEPERREQLWKNTHRMMEGFKSIGFDIGPTETPIVPILIGPMEKTFVFWRALFEAGVFTNPVVPPAVPEGSCRLRTSYMATHSDDDLDFVLEQVERVGKELGVV; via the coding sequence GTGCACAACCTCCGCGAGTCCGGTCTCTACCCGTACTTCATGCCCATCGAGGCCTCTCACGACACGTGGGTCGTCATCGACGGCGCCCGCAAGATCATGGTGGGCTCCAACAACTACATGGGACTCACGCACGATCCGCGGGTCCTCGAGGCGGCCCGCGAGGCCCTCGACAAGTTCGGCAGCGGCAATACGGGCAGCCGCTTCCTCAACGGCAACCTCGATCTCCATGAGCAACTCGAGGCCGAACTCGCCGACTTCACCGGCATGGAGGCCGCGCTCGTGTTCTCAACCGGCTACCAGACGAATCTGGGCACGCTGGGCGCGTTGATCGGTCGCGCGGACACGGTCTACATCGACAAGCTGGACCACGCCAGCCTGCAGGATGGCGTACGCCTGGGGCTCGGCCGCACGCGCCGCTTCAACCACAACGACTTCGCGACGCTGCGCCGCATGCTCGAGGCCGAGGGGCCCTCGCGCGGCAAGCTCATCGCGGTGGACGGCGTGTACAGCATGGAAGGCGACATCGCCGATCTGCCCACGCTGGTCGAACTGAGGCGAGAGTACGACGCGGCCATCCTGGTGGACGACGCGCATGCCGTGGGCGTGCTGGGCGAGACCGGGGCCGGGACCGCCGAGCACTGGGGGCTCACCGATGAGGTGGACCTGATCCTCGGCACGTTCTCCAAGTCCTTCGCCTCGATCGGCGGCTTCGTGGCGGGCCGCGCCGACGTCATCGACTACCTCCAGCACAACGCCCGCGCCCTCATGTTCAGCGCGAGCATGCCTCCCGCCTCCGCCGCCACCGTGCTGAAGGCGCTCGAAATCATCCGCGAGGAGCCGGAGCGCCGGGAGCAGCTCTGGAAGAACACGCACAGGATGATGGAGGGCTTCAAGTCGATCGGGTTCGACATCGGGCCGACCGAGACCCCGATCGTCCCCATTCTCATCGGGCCCATGGAGAAGACCTTCGTGTTCTGGCGGGCCCTGTTCGAAGCGGGCGTCTTCACGAACCCGGTCGTCCCCCCCGCGGTTCCCGAGGGGAGCTGCCGCCTGCGCACGAGCTACATGGCCACGCACTCGGACGACGACCTCGACTTCGTGCTCGAACAGGTGGAGCGCGTGGGGAAGGAGCTCGGCGTCGTCTGA
- a CDS encoding FAD-dependent oxidoreductase produces MVRDRTFDIVAIGGGTAGLVTAAGSVGLGASVALIERDRLGGDCLWTGCVPSKALIGSARVARHVRDAGSFGLGIPRQEIEATGVLSSVRDVRAQIEPHDDPERFRAMGVDVVEGAARFVSPHEVEVDGRRLRARRFVIATGSRAAVPPIPGLEEAGYFTHAEAFDRDTIPSSLAVVGGGPIGVELAQAYRRLGAEVTVVELLDRLMVREEPELADLLTSRLREEGIRIRTGRIVTRVDRMGDRRRVTIAPPAVAEQGGSADERVETFEVDEVLVAAGRAPNTQELGLDAAGVETDGGWVTVDSRLRTSRKHIFAAGDVTGGFLFTHVADHEARTVVQNALFPVRANIDYSVIPWCTYTDPELAHVGLTEAEARDRHGDSVSAHVYDIANLDRAIAERAAMGRVKIVVGKGGRILGGHILAPDAGTMIAEISLAMKAGVKLGTLASLVHPYPTMSEGVKRTADAYRRSTLTGWRKSAVDLALRIGRALPP; encoded by the coding sequence GTGGTTCGAGACCGGACGTTCGACATCGTCGCCATCGGCGGAGGGACCGCGGGTCTCGTGACGGCGGCCGGCAGCGTGGGGCTGGGTGCGAGCGTGGCCCTGATCGAGCGCGACCGGCTTGGAGGCGACTGTCTGTGGACGGGATGCGTGCCTTCCAAGGCGCTCATCGGCTCGGCCCGGGTGGCGCGGCACGTTCGCGACGCGGGCTCGTTCGGCCTCGGGATCCCGCGGCAGGAGATCGAAGCCACCGGCGTACTCTCGAGCGTCCGCGATGTCCGCGCGCAGATCGAGCCGCACGACGATCCGGAGCGTTTCCGCGCCATGGGCGTCGACGTGGTCGAGGGGGCGGCGCGCTTCGTTTCTCCGCATGAAGTGGAGGTGGACGGCCGGCGCCTCCGCGCGCGGCGCTTCGTGATCGCCACCGGCTCCAGAGCCGCGGTGCCCCCGATCCCGGGACTCGAGGAGGCGGGCTACTTCACGCACGCCGAGGCGTTCGACCGGGACACGATCCCCTCTTCGCTCGCGGTGGTCGGCGGCGGGCCGATCGGCGTCGAACTCGCCCAGGCGTATCGCCGTCTCGGGGCCGAGGTCACGGTCGTCGAACTGCTCGACCGGCTCATGGTGCGCGAGGAGCCCGAACTCGCCGACCTGCTGACGAGCCGGCTGCGGGAAGAGGGTATCCGTATCCGGACGGGCCGGATCGTGACGCGTGTCGACCGCATGGGAGACCGGCGGCGCGTCACGATCGCGCCCCCCGCGGTCGCGGAGCAGGGAGGGAGCGCGGACGAGCGGGTCGAGACATTCGAAGTCGACGAGGTCCTCGTCGCGGCGGGACGGGCGCCCAACACGCAGGAGCTGGGACTGGACGCCGCGGGGGTCGAGACAGACGGAGGCTGGGTCACCGTCGACTCCAGACTCCGCACCTCCCGCAAACACATCTTCGCGGCCGGCGATGTGACCGGCGGGTTCCTGTTCACGCACGTCGCCGACCACGAAGCGCGCACGGTGGTCCAGAACGCGCTTTTTCCGGTCCGCGCAAATATCGACTACAGCGTGATCCCCTGGTGCACCTACACCGACCCCGAACTCGCGCACGTCGGCCTCACGGAAGCCGAGGCGCGCGACCGGCACGGGGACTCGGTGTCCGCCCACGTCTACGACATCGCGAACCTCGACCGGGCGATCGCCGAGCGCGCCGCCATGGGCCGGGTGAAGATCGTCGTGGGAAAGGGGGGCCGGATTCTCGGCGGACACATCCTGGCGCCCGACGCGGGGACGATGATCGCGGAGATCTCGCTCGCCATGAAGGCGGGGGTGAAGCTCGGGACGCTCGCGTCGCTGGTCCATCCGTACCCGACGATGAGCGAGGGCGTGAAGCGTACCGCCGACGCGTACCGCCGGTCGACGCTGACGGGATGGAGGAAGTCGGCCGTCGACCTCGCGCTCCGGATCGGGCGCGCGCTGCCGCCCTGA